One Megasphaera elsdenii DSM 20460 genomic window carries:
- the mscL gene encoding large-conductance mechanosensitive channel protein MscL produces the protein MGFIKEFKEFAMRGNVLDMAVGVVVGGAFGKIVTSLVNNIIMPPFGVLLGGIDFSDFFIPLSTEHVESLAEAKAAGIPVIAYGAFLNTVLEFLIIAFAIFIVIKQLNRFFPKPEPAPEPRLCPFCRQPIADDATRCPHCTSELPATISKK, from the coding sequence ATGGGTTTTATTAAGGAATTTAAAGAATTTGCCATGCGAGGCAATGTACTGGACATGGCAGTCGGCGTTGTTGTCGGCGGTGCCTTTGGGAAAATCGTTACGTCTTTAGTCAATAACATCATTATGCCGCCTTTCGGCGTTCTTCTCGGGGGCATCGACTTTTCTGACTTCTTTATCCCTTTGAGTACGGAACATGTTGAATCGTTAGCCGAAGCGAAAGCAGCGGGAATTCCTGTTATCGCTTACGGGGCTTTCCTCAATACGGTATTAGAATTCCTGATCATCGCTTTTGCTATCTTTATCGTAATCAAACAGCTGAACCGTTTCTTTCCGAAACCAGAACCGGCTCCGGAACCGCGGCTTTGCCCGTTCTGCCGTCAGCCCATTGCTGATGACGCTACGCGCTGCCCGCATTGCACCAGCGAATTGCCGGCAACTATTTCGAAAAAATAA
- a CDS encoding pyridoxamine 5'-phosphate oxidase family protein: MTDKQSIALKINDWLNDCVAESGAFFLNTVEAGRPKSRPISFHMLKDGVNYFGVGAMKEVYRQMQENPYVEICGLMGKGKLFFRYYGKAVFEKGDELSQEALAQPGYPVMKKIYTPESGNRFVVFHLEEATAEKRAMMSVLETWKL, from the coding sequence ATGACAGACAAACAAAGCATTGCCTTAAAAATCAACGATTGGTTAAACGATTGCGTGGCCGAAAGCGGCGCCTTCTTTTTGAATACCGTAGAAGCTGGCCGGCCAAAATCGCGTCCCATCAGTTTCCATATGCTGAAAGATGGCGTTAATTATTTTGGTGTCGGCGCCATGAAAGAAGTCTATCGCCAAATGCAGGAAAACCCATATGTAGAAATTTGTGGACTTATGGGAAAGGGGAAACTCTTTTTCCGTTATTACGGCAAAGCTGTTTTTGAAAAAGGCGATGAACTGTCCCAAGAAGCGCTGGCACAGCCTGGCTATCCAGTCATGAAGAAAATTTACACGCCCGAAAGTGGCAATCGTTTCGTCGTTTTTCATTTGGAAGAAGCAACGGCTGAAAAACGGGCAATGATGTCCGTATTAGAAACATGGAAATTATAA
- a CDS encoding cyclase family protein, with protein sequence MATHALWTLLQQLKSDYEWVELSHRLNNDSPYWSGMPEGSVEIGKTVFDWGNPMLECLIQTFKFPGQFGTHIDFPGHFAKGTALSERFGVQYMAYPLVVIDISEKVARDVHYAVTVDDIKAYEAAYGAIPEGAFVALRTDWSKNWPDNDKLCGFDEEGNENAPGWSLDALKYIYEVRHAAANGHETFDTDASAVAAEAGDLICERYVLSQGHVQIELLDNLDKVAPAGAILLASWPNIEGATGLPVRVVAITPK encoded by the coding sequence ATGGCAACACATGCATTGTGGACTCTCTTACAGCAACTAAAATCTGATTACGAATGGGTAGAACTTAGCCATCGCCTGAACAATGACAGTCCGTATTGGTCTGGCATGCCCGAAGGTTCCGTCGAAATCGGGAAAACCGTCTTTGATTGGGGAAATCCCATGCTGGAATGTTTGATCCAGACCTTCAAATTTCCCGGCCAATTCGGCACGCATATTGATTTTCCCGGCCATTTTGCCAAAGGGACCGCACTGTCTGAACGCTTCGGCGTACAGTACATGGCATATCCCTTGGTCGTCATCGATATCAGTGAAAAAGTAGCCCGTGACGTCCATTACGCCGTTACCGTTGACGACATCAAAGCCTATGAAGCGGCATATGGAGCCATTCCGGAAGGCGCATTTGTCGCACTACGGACGGACTGGTCGAAGAACTGGCCGGATAACGATAAGCTCTGCGGCTTTGATGAAGAAGGTAATGAAAATGCCCCGGGCTGGTCGTTAGATGCCTTGAAATACATCTACGAAGTCCGTCATGCCGCTGCTAACGGCCATGAAACCTTTGATACCGACGCATCTGCCGTCGCAGCTGAAGCAGGAGACCTCATCTGTGAACGCTACGTCCTCAGCCAGGGCCATGTCCAGATCGAACTCTTGGATAACCTCGACAAAGTAGCCCCTGCCGGTGCCATCCTCCTGGCATCCTGGCCCAATATCGAAGGCGCTACCGGACTCCCGGTCCGCGTCGTAGCCATTACGCCGAAATAA